Part of the Rhodothermia bacterium genome is shown below.
TGGAGCGATAAGCCGGGCTTTTTCACCATTGACCTGCCGGAATCCACAAAGTTTGATCCATACCTAACCGTGGTTGCGGTGGAGTTTCACGAACCCATCCGGCTACACCGCGAAGACAAACAAGGACTATTGGAATAGCGCCTGTTGGCATTTGACACACACAACTATGGGCTAAATTATTGGAAAATCAAGAATAAAGAAGGGAAAACAAAAATTGAAGAAGGGATTGTGGGTTGATGTTGTGTTGGCAACACCCTGCCCCCACAACACCATTTTCATTTTATGATACCGCCCCGATGGGCTAATTTGTGCGTCCAGAAGTCGGACAAGTCCTTAGTAAAACTATAAATTACACATTCCCAAAGTCCAGTAAATCAGAATGAAAGACCTGATTAACCCAAAACGTACATCAAGTTTAGGGTTTTTACGTTTGGGTAAAAAAGAATCAGTTGCTTGTGTAATGTTAGAAAAGCACGATTAAAATGATGTACCCAAGTCCCGAACAACTTGCCAAAAAGCGCACTTGTTTTAGGGCTTGGGTACTTCCGTATCTGCTCCAAAATAGAGCGACGCTTAATGTTTACTTACACGGAATTTCTTTCAAGACTTCGGAAGCAGTTTTGGTTTCTTCTGGATTTTTAAGCACCAATTTATCCCCTTTTTCCGTCAACTCGGCTTCAACCTTGCTTAGCGTATTGCCATCGAGCTTAAATTTAACCTCTTCAACCTGATTATTTCCTTCGATTTCATAGGCATATTCACCACGAATCCAGCCATCCTTAAGTTCACCCGTGATATTGCCGTAAGCGCCGTGCTGCTCAAACGGAGCCCAATCATAAGTTCCGGTAACTTTCCCCTTATCGAAACTAAGTTCGGCACTTGTGGTATCTTTGCCTGCCACCATTAGAAAGCACCGTTTCCCGCTGACCGATTCAGTATTGGTTTCGGCCTTTGCTTCGGGGGTGGGTTCTGGTTTTTCTGGTTGTGGATTACATGCTGCCAAGCCCAGCATCATCCAAGCCATCCATACTGTTTTTTTCATATTGAAAATCCTTTGGAATAGTGAATGAGGAAATCCTCATATAAAAAGTTTTGTTGATGCGCCATAAACCCCATATCCGATGCCTAATTTACGTTTACAGAACCAGAACGGACTTGCCAGAACGGATTGAAAACAAGTAGGGCAAAGGTGGTTTATTCCGGCACATAAGTATAAGAAAAAACATGCACAAAACCATACACCTAAAATCGGGAAAGGAAAAAACACTTCGCAGGAAACATCCTTGGATATTTGCGGGCGCGATCCATCATGTGGAAGGAAAACCGGCTACTGGCGAGACGGTGGCAGTGGTCTCGGATAATGGTACGTGGTTAGGACTTGGCGCTTGGTCACCCAATTCGCAAATTCGGGTGCGGATGTGGACGTTTTCGCCCACTGAAACAGTGGATGAAGCTTTTTTCGACCAAAGGTTAGCGCAGGCACTCACTTTAAGACGCACTTTAGAAGCAACGTTTCCAGATGCATTCCGCTGGATCGCCTCCGAAAACGATGGCCTTCCGGGTTTAATTGTAGATCGGTATGGAGATTGGGCAGTTGTTCAGTTCCTTTCCGCCGGAGCCGAATATTGGCGTTCAGAAATTGTGAACGGCATCAAAAAGTTAGTGTCCCTTAAAGGCATTTATGAGCGATCCGATGTGGACGTGCGTAAAAAAGAAGGTTTTTTGCCGCAAACGGGCCTCCTCTGGGGTGAAAAACCACCAACACAAATTATGGTTCAAGAAGGCGCTTTCCGTATAGGAGTTGATGTAACAACAGGTCATAAAACAGGATACTATTTAGACCAACGTGAAAACCGTGCTTTGGTCGGACAAATGGCCGCAAACAAGACGTGGCTGAACACCTTTTCCTATACAGGTGGGTTCTCCCTTGCCGCACTTGCCAGCGGGGCAGCACATGTATTAAACGTAGATTCTTCGGCAGCTGCTTTGGCACTTTCGGAGGAAAACCACCGCAAAAACGGCTACGATCCAAGCCATTATGCCCATTTGGAAGGCGATGTATTTTCCTGTCTTCGTCAATTCAGATCGGAAAACAGGCTATTTGATGGTATTATATTGGATCCACCCAAGTTTGTAGAGTCTAAGTTCCACCTCGATAAAGCCGCACGGGCATATAAAGACATTAATCGCTTGGCCTTCCACCTACTGAAACCCGGCGGGGTGCTTTTCACCTTCTCTTGCTCTGGGCTTCTGGAAGCCTCGTTATTTCAAAAAATTGTAGCCGATGCCGCTTTAGACGCCCAAAAAACGGTTCAATTTACCCGATGGTTGGGGCAAGCGAGCGATCATCCCGTCCTCTCAGCCTTTCCAGAAGGATTTTATTTAAAAGGTTTAATTTGTAGGACTTGCGATTGAAAAAGGAATGATTCATGCAGTACATTAGGAATAATCTTTTACGTCTATAACATCAAAGAAGTCCTGCCTATCTACCATAAATCCTCCTTGTGATCCTCTAAACATCTTGAATTTATTCGTCATGAGTCACATCCACGATCCCGTCGGCATACGTGTTTTATTGATTGAAGACAGTCCTGAACAGGCCGTTTTGGTTAAGCATTGGTTAGAACAATGGACTGGTTGCGAAGTCGTACATGCCAACGATGGGTCATCTGGGGCACAATTTGCACAGTTTGGGACGTGGGACTTGGTCGTAAGCGACATTGAACTTCCGGGTATTCTTGGTTTAGACCTCATAAAAATTGTGAAAGGGGCCAATCCATGGACGCCTGTTCTTATGATTACGGCGCACCCCAAGATGGAATATGCGGTTTCGGCACTTCAAAACCGTGCCGACGGTATTTTGTTTAAGCCCTTGGAGTATGGCGCATTTATGGAGCAAGTCCAGAAACTGGTGGCAGACGGCCAAAAAAAGCGACGCGAAGAGCAAAAAACCGTCTTGGCCATTGGTGCGCATCCCGATGATGTCGAAATAGGCTGTGGCGGCACCTTGCTCCGGCACAAGGCAGCCGGCGACCGTGTGGTGATCCTAACGCTTACCGGAGGGGAATTTGGCGGTCGAAAGTCCTTGCGGGTTGAAGAGTCCGAGAAGGCGGCTTCGGTATTGGGTGCAGAATTGTTTATGGGCGAATTGCGTGACACGCAAGTCTCCGAAGGCCCGGAAACCATCGCCATTATCGAGAACACCATTCGGGTCATCCAACCGACCCATATTTACACCCATACCCCAAACGATGCCCACCAAGACCACCGAAATTGCTACCGTGCAACGATTGTAGCGGCACGGGGTATTCCGAATTTGTATTGCTACCAAGCGCCATCAACCACCATAGACTTCCGTCCAACCATGTTTATCGAAGTAGGAAGATATATGGGCGGCAAAATCAAAGCGATCAATGCTTATCAAACACAGACCTCCATCCGTGCATATCTAAAAGAGGATTTAATCATGGCTACGGCACGCTACTGGGGGCGATTTAGCGGATACGGATATTCAGAGCCGATGGAAGTGGTGCGGCAACGAGGTTAGGCTAAGGTTTAAAGCGCATCAGTTTGGTGGGTGTTAGCAGATACACTGCCCGATTTGCATAAATGGCGTCCGTAATCGGTTCTAAGAAATTCAAGGCATAGTTGAACAATAGCTTGCCGTCGGTTTGATAAACCCAAAGGTTATGCTCGCCCGTCACCAAAATCCGATCTCCAAAGAGGGCAATTCCTTTTAGCTTTGCCAATTGTTGGCTCCCAAAAGACCGCAAGAAAGTACCAAAAACATCATAGACCATAACATCGCTCCTCCCTCGATCTGCAACGAACAGCGTGCCATTGGGGGCAACTACCATCGAGACAGGGTCTAAAAGAGCCGCATCTCCCGCATCGTACCGGCCAAAAAACCGTTGGACTCTTTTTTGTGCATCCCATTTTGCCACAAAAGCATGTTCTTGATCGGCCACAAAAAGCTCCTTTGCTGCATCTACCGTCAAGGCCACAGGTGTCCCTTCGGAAAGAATGAGTTTATTGTCATAGTCGGCATTCGGCGAAAAAAAGCCTGCAATCTGACGTGGGGTATGGGTTTCAAAGACAAGTGGGAAGGTTTCGAGATACCTAAATTCAGACGAGAAATGCTGCACCCGCCTATTTCCAAAATCTGCCACATAAATGTCTAAACCATTAGTGGGATCCACATCCACCGGAGTATCAAACTGATAGTTTCCCGTACCAAGGCCACCGACTTGCGCCAGTTGCTTTCCGTCGGCATTCAGACGCAACACAAGGTTTTTCCCGGCATCCACCACATATAAATGGCCTTTCCCATCACTTGCCAAAGCCCGCGCATCCTTGAATGTCGCCAAAGTGGTTGCCCGACTAATGGTGGTATCAGCTTTTTGAGCAACTGTTTTTTGGGTGCATGCGCCAACCCAGAGAAGTAAAAGACCTATAACGTATTTCATAACTCGGAAAGGTGTTTAAGCCCGCGCCAGCCAATATCTTTACGGTAGTATGCGCCTTCAAACCGAAGATTTCCTACCCGATGGTATGCGTTGGCCAGTGCCTCTTGGAGGGAATCCCCCATGCCGGTTACAGCCAAGACACGCCCACCGGAAGTAACCGTCTTACCTTCACTGTTTTGTGTTGTTCCGGCATGGAATACCATTTCTTTTTTCACATCTCCTACGACCTCCAAGCCTTTTATTTCTAATCCTTTAGGATAATGGTCTGGATATCCAGAAGAAGCCATAACCACCGTAGCCGCAGCGCCATTGTGCAGTTTCAAGGGGTATTCTTTCAGGCGGCTTGTTGCCATGCGCATAAACAAGTCCACCACGTCCGATTGTATCAGCGGGAGGACTACTTGGGTTTCGGGGTCACCAAATCGGCAATTAAATTCCACCACTTTAGGGCCATCAGGCGTTAACATCAGCCCCACATACAAGATGCCCGTATAAGGATGCCCCTCCGCTGCCATACCCTTCAACGAAGGCTCGATAATTTCCAACCGCACCTTCTCTACCACCTTTGGCGTTACGATAGGCGCGGGCGCATAGGCCCCCATTCCGCCGGTATTTGGCCCAACGTCTCCGTCTCCAATCCGTTTGTGGTCTTGTGCCGCAGGTAAGATCAGGTAGTCTTTTCCGTCGGTAAGCACAAAAATAGAAGCTTCTTCGCCCGTCATAAACGTCTCTATTACGACCTCGGCCCCTGCTTCGCCAAAGGCTCCGTCCAATAAGATGGTTTTCAGCCCTTGTAGTGCCGTTTCTTGATCTGGGCAAATCAGGACGCCTTTTCCGGCTGCAAGACCATCTGCTTTGAGGACAATGGGGTATTCTTGGGCTTTAAGCCACGATTGTGCAGCGGGAAAATCGTTCGCCGAAAACTTGCGGTACGCCGCTGTTGGGATTTGATGACGTGCCATAAATGCCTTAGCAAACCCTTTACTGCCTTCTAATTGTGCGGCATAAGCCGTAGGTCCCACAATGGCCAATCCCCGCTCCCTAAAAAAATCCACCATCCCAATCACCAACGGCTGTTCTGGCCCCACAATAGTTAAATCAATTTGCTCGGACAAAACAAAGTTGGCCAATCCTTCCACGTCAATGGGCGAAAAATCAACATTTTGAGCGAGTAGGCCAGTTCCTGCATTACCGGGCGCACAATATACTTGAGGCTGTTGTGGGCTACGGGAAAGTGCCCAAACAAGAGCGTGTTCTCTTCCACCGCTTCCGATAATCAATATTTTCATTGGGTAAATTTGCTATGTGTAAAAGGCATGGGAGACAAAATAATTCTGTAAAAGTTTAGATGGAAGAAAATGTATCCAAATCCTTCAACCGGTCTCAATTTTCATCTGGAATAGAGGTCAAAAACCTTTTCTTCATGAAATATAGTTTTTAGCTTGACTTCGCTCGCTCAAATGTGCTTTTTTGATAGGTTCAATACCCTGTTACCTCACCTCATCATGACGTTAAGTTCTTCTCGCGCCCTCGCTGCTATTGCCTTCGGCCTAATTGTCGCCACATTGGATATGCCCGCATTGGCCCTTAAATTGGCAGGGTTTACCCTTCCTTTTAATTTATTTTTTTACCTTTTCTTTGTACTAAACTTGGTAGGCTATGGCCTTATTTGGTTGGGTGCAAATGCCTTATTAGAAGACTCCCCCTACTTCCGATCTGTTAGAACTTCGGCATTGGTAATGAATGTTACTTGGTTGGTTTTAATGGTCTTGACCTTGGTACTCCGGTATTTAGACCTTGATTCCAACAGCCAACTCAACATTTTACCCATTATTTTGGTCAGTACGATAGATTGGTATCTGGTTTTTGTCTTGTATCGCGGCATAAAAGTGGAAGCAAGCCGCGCCCGAAACGAGGCTTTGGAGTGGTTAGAGTGGTTTAGCGTCCACATGATGCTTAAATCCGAAAAACATG
Proteins encoded:
- a CDS encoding class I SAM-dependent methyltransferase, producing the protein MHKTIHLKSGKEKTLRRKHPWIFAGAIHHVEGKPATGETVAVVSDNGTWLGLGAWSPNSQIRVRMWTFSPTETVDEAFFDQRLAQALTLRRTLEATFPDAFRWIASENDGLPGLIVDRYGDWAVVQFLSAGAEYWRSEIVNGIKKLVSLKGIYERSDVDVRKKEGFLPQTGLLWGEKPPTQIMVQEGAFRIGVDVTTGHKTGYYLDQRENRALVGQMAANKTWLNTFSYTGGFSLAALASGAAHVLNVDSSAAALALSEENHRKNGYDPSHYAHLEGDVFSCLRQFRSENRLFDGIILDPPKFVESKFHLDKAARAYKDINRLAFHLLKPGGVLFTFSCSGLLEASLFQKIVADAALDAQKTVQFTRWLGQASDHPVLSAFPEGFYLKGLICRTCD
- a CDS encoding PIG-L family deacetylase; this encodes MSHIHDPVGIRVLLIEDSPEQAVLVKHWLEQWTGCEVVHANDGSSGAQFAQFGTWDLVVSDIELPGILGLDLIKIVKGANPWTPVLMITAHPKMEYAVSALQNRADGILFKPLEYGAFMEQVQKLVADGQKKRREEQKTVLAIGAHPDDVEIGCGGTLLRHKAAGDRVVILTLTGGEFGGRKSLRVEESEKAASVLGAELFMGELRDTQVSEGPETIAIIENTIRVIQPTHIYTHTPNDAHQDHRNCYRATIVAARGIPNLYCYQAPSTTIDFRPTMFIEVGRYMGGKIKAINAYQTQTSIRAYLKEDLIMATARYWGRFSGYGYSEPMEVVRQRG
- a CDS encoding NHL repeat-containing protein, which encodes MKYVIGLLLLWVGACTQKTVAQKADTTISRATTLATFKDARALASDGKGHLYVVDAGKNLVLRLNADGKQLAQVGGLGTGNYQFDTPVDVDPTNGLDIYVADFGNRRVQHFSSEFRYLETFPLVFETHTPRQIAGFFSPNADYDNKLILSEGTPVALTVDAAKELFVADQEHAFVAKWDAQKRVQRFFGRYDAGDAALLDPVSMVVAPNGTLFVADRGRSDVMVYDVFGTFLRSFGSQQLAKLKGIALFGDRILVTGEHNLWVYQTDGKLLFNYALNFLEPITDAIYANRAVYLLTPTKLMRFKP
- the purD gene encoding phosphoribosylamine--glycine ligase, whose protein sequence is MKILIIGSGGREHALVWALSRSPQQPQVYCAPGNAGTGLLAQNVDFSPIDVEGLANFVLSEQIDLTIVGPEQPLVIGMVDFFRERGLAIVGPTAYAAQLEGSKGFAKAFMARHQIPTAAYRKFSANDFPAAQSWLKAQEYPIVLKADGLAAGKGVLICPDQETALQGLKTILLDGAFGEAGAEVVIETFMTGEEASIFVLTDGKDYLILPAAQDHKRIGDGDVGPNTGGMGAYAPAPIVTPKVVEKVRLEIIEPSLKGMAAEGHPYTGILYVGLMLTPDGPKVVEFNCRFGDPETQVVLPLIQSDVVDLFMRMATSRLKEYPLKLHNGAAATVVMASSGYPDHYPKGLEIKGLEVVGDVKKEMVFHAGTTQNSEGKTVTSGGRVLAVTGMGDSLQEALANAYHRVGNLRFEGAYYRKDIGWRGLKHLSEL